GACATGCTGTTAGCAATTCATACAACATTAGAACAGCATGTATGGATGCTAAGTGCATTCTTAAAATAACGATAAATATAATAGAAACCCATTGAAAAATTATTTCAATGGGTTTTTTTATGATTTTTCAGTTTTCTTTTATGCTATAATATAGTAAAAAGGAGGCGATGCGATGTTTCGCTTTTTCAGAACTGGAAAAGAAGAACGGGAAATTACGAAAGATGAATTAGAACAAGCGATGGCTCAGTTTTTAGAAACGAATGCTAATATCGTTTATACAGTATTAGTAAATGAAGATTATACAGTAAATTATGATTTGTTAAAACCGTATTTACCTGCATTTCCAACAAATGATTTTCTCATAACGAAGGAAACGCTTGAGGTATTTGAACATACAGCAGAAAATTTAAGCCTAGTGAAAGAAATTGATGTCGTACAAAAAGCAGTAGACCAATACGTAACAGAAAAAGAAATGTTCCCAATTGTTGAAGGTAGCGAAGATCGCCTCATATGCGGAATGAAGCTAGGACCTTACTTAAATCGTAGCTTAAAAAGAGACTTATATATTTCAGAAAAACATTATTTAGTTTCAAGTAAACCAGATAGAAAAAAACAAAAGAGCGGGTAGATGTAATGAAAACAACAATACATATATTGTTGTCTTTTTTTGTTTTTTAAAATATTGATTTTTCAGTCTATTATTATTTATACTAAATGTATTGGACAGGGAAGAGTAACTATTAAGCATCATTTTGAGAATAAGGTATTGTTAGCGTGGGTTATACAAAGTGGTATAAAGATTCGCAAAAAATATTATAAAAGGTTTCGGGGGAATTGGTACATGAAAAATAGCATGACTTACATTCAATTATTAAATGAAACGTTACGTTGTTATGCAAATAAAGGAAGTTTTGAAGCGTACAATTATATAATGGAAAACGCTACAGGTGTAATAGGGAATGAGGCGCAAATATATAATTTTAAGTATGCACTCGCAAGTGCATCGGGACTTGAAAAAGAAGCATTACATTTAATGAGAGAGGCCATTATAGAAAAGGGATTCTGGTATGGAAATGAGTATTTAATTTCCGACGAAGATTTAAAATCACTACATAAATTTGAAGAATTTCATACAATGGTGCAATTATGTAATGAAAGAGAAGAATTAGCACATAAAAAGGAAAGACCAGATGTGAAATATATATACAGCAAGAAAGAAGGAAATCTACTACTTACATTGCACGGTGACCAAGAAAATATTCAAATAGTAGAGCCATATTGGAAATCAGTTTTGACACAAGATTACACGTTAGCTTTACCACAGTCTTCACAAATTCAGTTTTCAGATGGATTTGTTTGGGATGATATAGAGAGAGGGAAAGAAGAATTAAAAGGGCATTACAATAAGTTTATAGAAAACCATACAGTAGAAAATGTAATCATTGGTGGTTTTTCTGCAGGGGCAAGAGTAGCTTTATATACGATTTTGCAAAAAGATATAGAGGTTGATGGTTTTGTTTTTATGGCACCATGGCTTCCCGAGATTGAAGAATGGGATGAGTTGCTAAGAGTGCTGCAGGATAAACATATAAAAGGATATATAGTATGCGGGGATCAAGATGAAGATTGTTTCGAATCCACGCAGCAATTTGTACAACTATTAAGAGAGAAGAATATAGAACATAAGTATAAAGTTGTGCCTGACTTAGATCATGATTATCCTATTAACTTTGAAGAGCTATTAAAAGAAGCTATTGAATATATAGGAAATGAAAACAATAAGTAGTAAGAAAAAGAGATGCATCATATGTGATGCATCTCTTTTTAGAATTATAAATTAAAAGCATTTGCTAATAAGCGATAAGACTTTAATTTATGTTCAAATTGATGAGTAATCGTGACAATCATAAATTCGTCAGTATTGTATGCTTTGCTTAAGTTTATTATTTTTTCTTTTACAGAAGACGGATCACCAACAATCATACGTTGACGATTTTCTTTTATACGGAATAAATCATAAGCGCTGTATGAATAATTTTGAGCAGTTTCAATAGAAGGTGTACCAGTAGTTCGTTTTCCTTGCTCTAATAATAAGATTGATAAATCTAAACTAGAAGCAATTTTTTCCGCTTCTTCATTTGTTTCTCCGCATATAACAAAGATGGCAACGATTGAATTAGGCTTATCTCCTAAAAATGAAGGCTGATATTGTTCTTGGTAAGCCCTCATAACTTCAGGGCCTCCGAAGCCGTTAATAAATTGTGCAAATGCGAAAGAAGCTCCGTTGTTTGCAGCAATTTTAGCGCTCTCTCCGCTAGAACCGAGCATCCACATTTCAGGAGACGTTGGGATAACTGGAGTGGCTTTTAAGTTTGCATAGTGATGGTTTTCTGGTACTTGATCATGTAAGTACATTGCAACGTCTGCAATTTGTTCTGGATATTGATCAAGTGAGACCATTTTCCCTTCTTGAAGTGCGCGAGTTGCTATTGGCATACCACCAGGAGCTCTACCAACACCGAGATCGATGCGGTTCGGATACAATGCTTCTAGAACACGGAAATTCTCAGCAACTTTATATGGGCTATAATGCGGTAACATAACACCACCTGAACCGACTCTAATACGGTCCGTTTTAGCGGCAATATGAGAAATAAGTATTTCTGGACTTGAACCAGCTAAGCTTACGGAATTATGATGTTCGGATACCCAAAAACGTGTGAATCCGAGTTTTTCAACTTCTTGTGCAAGCGTAACTGTATGTGAAAAAGCTTGGGCTGCTGTGCTACCATCTGAAATAGGTGATTGGTCTAATACACTTAACTTGATCATAGAATATACCTCTCAATCTTAATGTACATCCTATTATATATTTACTTATGAAAAATGCGTAGTGAAATGCTCAAAATGAAAAGCGGATAATCTTATTTCCGCTTTTAACGAGAAAATCCGCGTTCATAATGATTCATTTCGACTAGATTTAAAATATATTCATAGTTGTCAATTTCACGTTTTAGTTGTTCACGTTCTTTTTCAGATAGTGTCATATTGCTAAGTTTTTTACATAAGTTTTGTTTCTTTAATTCTAAATGCTTTTTTGTAGCGTGGTAATCATAAGTATGTTTCATTTTTTAGTCACTCCTTCGTTGCGGTTGTTATATTATACGAGGCATAAAGAAATATGAAATCTGTCTCTTATGTACTTTTAGTGAATATTCAAATTGCAATGGTGTTATGTTTATGGGGATTTATGAATAAAATGCACTAAACCACTAACGTCCATTTGATGAAGTAAGGGGTGGAATTGTGCAGAAAGATATAATGTATAACACTGAAATGGATGAAGCGTTAAAAGTTATAGATAAAGGATTGAATAAGACGACAAGCCCAAAACAGATTATTGTAGTGGGAGCTGGTATGGCTGGGTTAGTTTCAGCCTCTTTATTAAAGGCTGCAGGACATGATGTGAAAATTTTTGAAGCAAATAACCGGGTAGGTGGCCGTATAGAAACGGTTAGAATGGAAGATACCGGATTATATTTAGATGTTGGAGCAATGAGGATTCCATATTCGCATACATTAACGATGACATATATAAGAAAATTTGGGCTACAGGTGAGACCTTTTATTAATAGGAATGAGACGGATATTATATACGTAAATGGACGGAAAACGACGTTAAAACAATATGAAAAAGATCCAAGTATTCTAAGATATCCTGTGGAAATGAATGAAGTTGGAAAAACGTCAGAGGAATTATTATTGTTAGCGGTACAGCCCAT
This DNA window, taken from Bacillus cereus ATCC 14579, encodes the following:
- a CDS encoding LLM class flavin-dependent oxidoreductase — encoded protein: MIKLSVLDQSPISDGSTAAQAFSHTVTLAQEVEKLGFTRFWVSEHHNSVSLAGSSPEILISHIAAKTDRIRVGSGGVMLPHYSPYKVAENFRVLEALYPNRIDLGVGRAPGGMPIATRALQEGKMVSLDQYPEQIADVAMYLHDQVPENHHYANLKATPVIPTSPEMWMLGSSGESAKIAANNGASFAFAQFINGFGGPEVMRAYQEQYQPSFLGDKPNSIVAIFVICGETNEEAEKIASSLDLSILLLEQGKRTTGTPSIETAQNYSYSAYDLFRIKENRQRMIVGDPSSVKEKIINLSKAYNTDEFMIVTITHQFEHKLKSYRLLANAFNL
- a CDS encoding alpha/beta hydrolase, which gives rise to MKNSMTYIQLLNETLRCYANKGSFEAYNYIMENATGVIGNEAQIYNFKYALASASGLEKEALHLMREAIIEKGFWYGNEYLISDEDLKSLHKFEEFHTMVQLCNEREELAHKKERPDVKYIYSKKEGNLLLTLHGDQENIQIVEPYWKSVLTQDYTLALPQSSQIQFSDGFVWDDIERGKEELKGHYNKFIENHTVENVIIGGFSAGARVALYTILQKDIEVDGFVFMAPWLPEIEEWDELLRVLQDKHIKGYIVCGDQDEDCFESTQQFVQLLREKNIEHKYKVVPDLDHDYPINFEELLKEAIEYIGNENNK
- a CDS encoding DUF3939 domain-containing protein, whose product is MFRFFRTGKEEREITKDELEQAMAQFLETNANIVYTVLVNEDYTVNYDLLKPYLPAFPTNDFLITKETLEVFEHTAENLSLVKEIDVVQKAVDQYVTEKEMFPIVEGSEDRLICGMKLGPYLNRSLKRDLYISEKHYLVSSKPDRKKQKSG
- a CDS encoding DUF3896 domain-containing protein, producing the protein MKHTYDYHATKKHLELKKQNLCKKLSNMTLSEKEREQLKREIDNYEYILNLVEMNHYERGFSR